The following coding sequences are from one Nonlabens arenilitoris window:
- a CDS encoding cryptochrome/photolyase family protein has product MKTLRLILGDQLNHKHSWFNGDQENIIYFMAEMRQETDYVTHHIQKVVAFFMAMRGFNEWINNRGWKSIYYHLDDDKNTQDLVENLNQIIKEQKIEKFEYLAPDEYRLDQQLKDFCKSLEIEWQGYDTEHFFTKRKDVEKFFKGKKRMTMEYFYRDMRKKHQIMIDDDLEPEGGKWNYDHSNRNQWKGETDIPHKRGFRKDVTAIVNLLKKEGVKTMGRIDEKDFNWPTSRQDGLDVLNYFCEHLLIEFGTYQDAMHTDQHYLYHSRLSFAMNCKLLSPREVIDAVLVRFRESGKPKIDISQVEGFIRQILGWREFMRGIYWKEMPSYQSQNQLENQNKLPEFYWTGKTKMNCLSHSINNSLDNAYAHHIQRLMVTGNYALLTMTEPSYVDEWYLGIYIDAIEWVEITNTRGMSQWADGGIVATKPYVSSGSYINKMSNYCKGCHYKVSKKNAEENACPFNSLYWNFLDEKKDYFKGNHRMAMMMNLLKKMDTDKLMAHKSRANDVINNPHNY; this is encoded by the coding sequence ATGAAAACATTAAGACTCATACTAGGCGATCAACTTAATCATAAACACTCTTGGTTTAATGGTGACCAAGAAAACATCATTTACTTCATGGCCGAAATGCGTCAGGAAACAGATTATGTCACCCATCATATACAAAAAGTCGTTGCCTTTTTTATGGCGATGCGTGGTTTTAATGAATGGATAAACAATCGTGGCTGGAAAAGCATTTACTACCACCTCGATGATGATAAAAATACCCAAGATCTAGTAGAGAACCTTAACCAAATCATCAAAGAACAAAAGATTGAAAAGTTTGAATACCTAGCACCAGATGAATACAGACTAGATCAACAGCTCAAAGACTTCTGTAAATCACTAGAAATAGAATGGCAAGGTTATGATACCGAACATTTTTTTACTAAAAGAAAAGATGTTGAGAAATTCTTTAAAGGTAAAAAACGCATGACAATGGAATATTTCTATCGAGATATGCGCAAGAAGCATCAAATTATGATTGATGATGACCTAGAACCCGAAGGAGGAAAATGGAATTATGATCACAGTAACCGCAATCAATGGAAAGGCGAGACTGACATACCACACAAGCGTGGTTTTAGAAAAGACGTTACTGCAATAGTAAATCTTCTTAAAAAAGAAGGTGTAAAAACCATGGGACGCATCGATGAAAAAGACTTCAACTGGCCTACCAGTAGACAGGATGGACTGGATGTATTAAATTACTTCTGTGAGCATTTACTTATAGAATTCGGCACCTATCAAGATGCTATGCATACAGACCAACACTATTTATATCATTCGAGGTTGAGCTTTGCAATGAATTGTAAACTATTAAGCCCTAGAGAAGTCATAGACGCTGTATTAGTTCGCTTTCGCGAAAGCGGAAAACCAAAAATTGACATTTCCCAAGTAGAAGGTTTTATAAGACAAATACTAGGATGGCGCGAATTTATGCGAGGAATATACTGGAAGGAAATGCCTAGCTATCAAAGTCAAAACCAACTAGAAAATCAAAATAAGTTACCAGAATTTTACTGGACTGGTAAGACTAAGATGAACTGTTTAAGTCACTCCATTAATAATTCCCTCGATAATGCATATGCACATCATATTCAACGATTGATGGTCACTGGGAACTATGCATTACTGACCATGACAGAGCCTAGTTATGTAGACGAATGGTATCTAGGCATTTATATAGATGCTATAGAATGGGTAGAGATCACTAACACACGTGGTATGTCGCAATGGGCAGATGGTGGGATAGTTGCTACTAAGCCTTACGTATCTAGCGGTAGTTACATTAATAAAATGAGTAATTACTGTAAAGGGTGCCATTATAAAGTTTCTAAAAAGAATGCTGAGGAAAATGCATGCCCTTTCAATTCTTTATACTGGAATTTTCTAGATGAGAAGAAAGATTATTTTAAAGGAAATCATCGCATGGCTATGATGATGAATTTATTGAAGAAGATGGATACAGATAAATTAATGGCTCATAAATCAAGAGCAAATGACGTAATTAATAATCCTCACAATTATTAA
- a CDS encoding DASH family cryptochrome: MNNLVWFRNDLRVTDNHSLKNACDNNGEVIGVYCFDPIFYQNSNFGLDIDLDLPFGKMGKFRAQFIIEAIEDLRKQLKDHGIPLLVYYDSPANVIPDIIKEHHITNIFLQKEWTRDEVEQEKRLGTALDKLEIKPKGHRIYDQFLFHPEDVPYSNFQKIPTVFTQFRKKCEKESRVRSLVDIRNYKQELPEVALTTIPTLQDLGLESFEKDHRSTFPWKGGATAAWDRINHYFWDTGKLQYYKKTRNGLIGIDYSSKLSAWLAIGCISAREIYWEVQRFEKEVKKNQDTYWLVFELIWRDFFKYVSLKNGNNIFKLGGILHKDYEWKTSERELIKWINGETHERFVNANMMELAATGWMSNRGRQNVASYWSMHKEQDWRIGAAYFEHILIDYDVHSNYGNWMYNSGVGNDPRNRTFNIQLQASRYDSDGKYQRIWLQEELF, from the coding sequence ATGAATAATCTCGTCTGGTTTAGAAATGATTTAAGAGTAACTGATAATCATAGCCTTAAAAATGCGTGTGATAATAACGGTGAAGTAATAGGTGTATATTGTTTTGACCCAATCTTTTATCAGAACAGTAATTTTGGTCTTGATATTGATCTAGATTTACCTTTTGGTAAAATGGGAAAATTTAGAGCGCAGTTCATTATTGAAGCTATAGAAGATTTACGCAAACAATTAAAAGACCACGGTATTCCTTTGCTAGTATACTACGATTCGCCAGCAAATGTGATTCCAGATATAATTAAAGAGCATCACATCACAAATATCTTTTTACAAAAAGAGTGGACACGTGATGAGGTTGAGCAAGAAAAACGATTAGGTACAGCACTCGATAAGCTAGAGATAAAACCTAAAGGACATCGCATTTATGATCAGTTCCTTTTTCATCCAGAAGATGTTCCCTACTCTAACTTTCAAAAAATCCCAACCGTTTTTACGCAGTTCCGTAAAAAGTGTGAGAAAGAATCTCGAGTAAGATCGTTAGTTGATATAAGAAATTACAAACAAGAACTTCCGGAAGTTGCTCTTACTACAATCCCAACACTACAAGACCTAGGCCTAGAAAGCTTTGAAAAAGATCATCGCAGCACATTTCCATGGAAAGGTGGCGCCACTGCAGCATGGGATAGAATCAATCATTATTTCTGGGATACTGGCAAACTTCAATACTATAAAAAAACTAGAAACGGTTTAATAGGCATCGATTACAGTAGCAAATTAAGTGCTTGGCTAGCAATAGGTTGCATCAGTGCACGTGAAATCTATTGGGAAGTACAACGATTTGAAAAAGAAGTGAAAAAAAATCAAGATACCTATTGGCTTGTTTTTGAGCTTATATGGCGTGATTTCTTTAAATATGTTTCATTGAAAAATGGGAACAACATCTTCAAATTAGGTGGTATCCTACACAAAGATTATGAATGGAAAACCAGTGAACGTGAATTAATAAAATGGATCAATGGTGAAACTCATGAGAGATTTGTAAACGCAAACATGATGGAACTGGCCGCCACTGGTTGGATGAGCAATAGAGGTAGGCAAAACGTTGCCAGCTACTGGTCCATGCATAAAGAACAAGACTGGCGTATAGGCGCAGCATATTTTGAGCATATTTTAATTGATTATGATGTGCATTCTAATTATGGTAACTGGATGTACAATAGTGGTGTAGGTAACGATCCTAGAAATAGAACCTTTAATATTCAATTGCAAGCAAGTAGGTACGATAGTGATGGTAAATATCAAAGAATATGGTTACAAGAGGAATTGTTTTAA
- a CDS encoding DUF2256 domain-containing protein produces the protein MRNQHNLPTKVCPVCNREFTWRKKWEKNWETVKYCSKKCSANK, from the coding sequence ATGCGTAACCAACACAACTTACCTACTAAAGTATGTCCGGTGTGTAATAGAGAATTCACCTGGCGTAAAAAATGGGAAAAGAATTGGGAAACTGTAAAGTATTGCAGTAAAAAATGTAGCGCAAATAAATAG
- a CDS encoding flavin reductase family protein, whose product MQHISHKDLENYDRFYRGNLINSVTGFKSANLLASRSIDDTDNVAIFSSVTHLGSNPAMFSFVQRPLGHGVGHTYQNLKTTGKITLNHVNMNLVDRAHQSSAKYAEQVSEFDELDIELLRRDNFVAPFVKEASIQVAADYVNEYPIKENNCILVICKITDIFITPDILHLDGWLDIGKAGSIAINGLDGYAVTNTKKRLSYAQVDKELEELSIHHNA is encoded by the coding sequence ATGCAACATATCTCACACAAAGACTTAGAAAACTATGATCGCTTTTATCGCGGCAATCTTATTAATAGTGTAACTGGATTTAAGAGCGCTAACCTACTAGCATCTCGTTCCATAGACGATACAGACAATGTAGCCATTTTTAGTAGTGTCACACATTTAGGAAGCAATCCAGCCATGTTTAGTTTTGTCCAACGACCATTAGGACATGGAGTCGGTCATACTTATCAGAATTTAAAAACTACTGGTAAAATTACCTTAAACCATGTGAATATGAATCTAGTAGACAGAGCACATCAATCGAGTGCAAAATATGCTGAGCAAGTTTCTGAATTTGATGAGTTAGATATAGAATTACTTCGTCGTGATAATTTTGTTGCACCTTTTGTAAAGGAAGCATCCATTCAAGTTGCAGCAGATTATGTAAACGAATACCCTATTAAAGAGAACAACTGCATTCTAGTCATTTGTAAAATAACTGACATATTTATAACACCAGATATTTTACACCTAGATGGATGGCTAGACATAGGTAAAGCAGGTAGCATTGCAATTAATGGTTTAGACGGTTATGCTGTCACCAACACAAAAAAGCGATTGTCTTATGCACAAGTAGACAAAGAGTTAGAAGAACTTTCAATTCACCATAATGCGTAA